GCCGCCAAGCGGGCCGGGACCGAGACCCCGTACCTGCGGGGCCGCAACATCGCGCTGATCTTCGAGAAGACCTCGACGCGCACCCGCTGCGCGTTCGAGGTCGCCGCCGCCGACCAGGGCGCCCACACCACGTACCTCGACCCGATCGGCTCGCAGATCGGGCACAAGGAGTCCGTCAAGGACACCGCCCGCGTCCTCGGCCGGATGTACGACGGCATCGAGTACCGGGGCGACAGCCAGGCCAAGGTCGAGGAGCTGGCCGCCGAGGCGGGCGTGCCCGTCTACAACGGCCTCACCGACGACTGGCACCCCACCCAGATGCTCGCCGACGTGCTCACCATGACCGAGCACAGCGCCAAGCCGCTCACGGAGACCGCCTTCGCCTACCTCGGCGACGCCCGCTTCAACATGGGCAACTCCTACCTGGTCACCGGCGCCCTGCTCGGCATGGACGTCCGGATCGTCGCCCCCGAGCAGTACTGGCCGGACGCCGCGATCGTGGCCCGCGCCCGCGAACTGGCCGAGCGCAGCGGCGCCGTGATCACCCTGACCGAGGACGTGGCCGAGGGGGTGCGCGGGACCGACTTCGTCGCCACCGACGTGTGGGTCTCCATGGGCGAGCCCAAGGAGGTCTGGGCCGAGCGGATCAA
This Streptomyces misionensis DNA region includes the following protein-coding sequences:
- the argF gene encoding ornithine carbamoyltransferase; its protein translation is MATVPTALAGRHFLKELDFTEAEFRGLVELAAELKAAKRAGTETPYLRGRNIALIFEKTSTRTRCAFEVAAADQGAHTTYLDPIGSQIGHKESVKDTARVLGRMYDGIEYRGDSQAKVEELAAEAGVPVYNGLTDDWHPTQMLADVLTMTEHSAKPLTETAFAYLGDARFNMGNSYLVTGALLGMDVRIVAPEQYWPDAAIVARARELAERSGAVITLTEDVAEGVRGTDFVATDVWVSMGEPKEVWAERIKALAPYAVTMDVLRATGNPDVKFLHCLPAFHDLGTKVGREIHETYGLTSLEVTDEVFESAHSIVFDEAENRLHTIKAVLVATLGR